TTTTTTTGTGTTATACGTAGAGGGAAACATGTCGTTTTGATGGAATGAAATTGCCTTAGAAAAGCCATGACACAACTATTTTATTAAAAAAACAACTTGGAATGTTAGGAGGAAAGGATATGACTAATAAAGAGATGATGATGGATATGAAATCTCTTAGTCGAAAATCCCTTTCAAAACAAGTGATAGATGAAATTATAAATTTGCTTGTCACAGAAAAACTTAAACCTGGGGACAAAATCCCAACAGAACTAGAACTTATGGAGATTTGTAATGTTAGCAGGCCGGTCATTCGTGAAGCTTTAACTTCATTGGAAGTTTTAGGAATTGTTAATCGTGGAACTCGTAACGGCACGTTTTTTTCTGATAAAATAGGCAGTCAGCCTTTTGCGATGATGTTAGCTTTGTCTGCTGGTGACGTGCGCTCTATTATTGAGATAAGAATAGCTTTGGAACTTGGTTTAGTTACATTAGCGGCAGAGAAAATTACGGAACAAGAGCTTGAAAAATTATGGGGAACGATAGAAGAAATGAAATCCTTGCCAACTGACGATTCTTCAAAAGTTGATAAACAATTTCATAAAATAATCGCTCATAGTGCTCAAAATCCCCTATTTGAAGGGATAATTGATCCATTACAAAACTTTCATGACAAAGTATTAGATGAAATTCCTTTGGAAGATAGGGAATTAGAAAAAACAGTGAAATATCATATTGACATCTACCATGCATTAAAGAAAAGAGATCCTATAGAGGCTTATACTAGCATGTATCGTCACCTTGATTTTGTACGAAATAAAGCACTTAAAAATATTGAATAATATGGAAGATAATAATAATGAAATTACTATTTATTCCTGAGAATACATTACATCCACCCTCTCCGAATTAATGAGTGGATGTTTTTATTTGCACTTTATCTATCTAGTTGCATGCTATGCCTATACCAGAATAATGCTTTTTAAACGAAATTCAAATAATCAGCGTACAGATGAATTATTAAAGGAATGGAATGATTGGTTGTCAGAGGGAAGACGATGTCCGGATATGAGCTATTTAAAAGATCGCAATCGGCAAGTGATTTTTTTATTTGTTGAGAAAAAACTTATAGAAACAAGGAACCAAACCATATCACTTCACCTTGGAAACACTTTTCATTCCTTTATTGCTTGGATCCCTTTTTTAGTTATGGTGGTTCCGGCTCTGCCTTTTCCAACTTCAACTAAATGATCTTCTTCCATTTTTTTAAGGTGATTTCTCAATTCCTGTTCTGAAATAAAAAGATGATTTGTAAAAGCTTTTTCAGCTATTTTTTTCCTTCCCATTCTTTCTTTACGAAGATATGCTTGATAAAGCACCTCTAAAATAAAATATATTTTTTCTCCGAATTGTTTTGGTTCCATGTTATTTTCAACTGGCGCAGCAGGTTCTTCAACTGAATCTATCCATTCTTTGTAAATGGGTAAGTCTTTGCATTCGATAAAATTCTTTCCGAAGTTCATAATATAATTAGCGCAATTTTCTAATTCTCTAATATTTCCTTCCCACTTATGATTTATTAAAAAATTAGATGCTTCTTCACTTAATGTAAAATCATGTCCTTGCGTAAAAAAAGAGAACAGAGGAAGAATGTCTTCCTTTCTTTCGCGAAGAGGCGGTATATCTAATGGTAATACGTTTAATCGAAAGTACAAATCTTTACGGAAGGTCCCTCTTAATACCTCATTTTTTAAATTTCTATTAGTAGCAGCAATGACTCGTATATCTATTGGGATAATGGAGTCTCCGCCTACTCTCATGACCTCTTTTTCCTGAAGTACCCTTAATAATCTTGATTGCAGGGCCATTGGCATTTCACCAATTTCATCTAAGAATATCGTTCCTAAATGTGCTTGTTCAAACAATCCCGGCTTGCCGCCCTTTTTAGCTCCTGTAAATGCTCCTTCTACATATCCAAATAATTCGCTTTCTAGTAATTGTTCTGGGAGTGCTGCACAGTTAAATGCTACAAATGAATACTGTCTTCTAGGTGAGTGGTTATGAATGGCTTGAGCAAACAATTCTTTTCCTGTCCCGCTTTCTCCTTTAATTAATAAAGAAGCGTCCGAATGAGACATTCTTTGTGCGATATCTTTCGTTTTTATTATGGATGGAGAATTTCCGAGTATATTGAAAAAATGATACTTTGCAGCAAACCCTTTGCCCGCTACTTTCGTACGCAGTCGGTGCTGTCGTTTTTCTGTTTCCTGAAACGGTACAAGAGTAGCGATAGCTCCGGTTGTTTCTTCGTCTACTTTTATAGCGTTCATTGTTAGTACCGTAGACGTTTGGCCAATTTGCATGATTTCTTCAACTGTGTCCTGTTCCTCCGTTAAAATGGTTCCAAATTGGATATTTGGAAGAACATCCTGGAAGTGGTGGCCAATTACTTCTTCTGCTTTACGATTAATCAGCTGCTCAGCGGCGTCATTATAGGTAGTAACGATGCCGGAAGAATTAACAGCTATAATTCCGTTTTGTACGATCTGAAGAAATAAATCTAATTGATTTTCGAGATAATCCTTTTTATCTAATATTCTCTCTAGCCCATAACTAATCGGTATGATATTAGAAAAATGCCGTTTAATCTTCCCTTCAAATTTATGGTGGTCTATGTCCAATTTTGCGATAATATCCATATAAGTTGTCATGTCCAAAATTCGGTTTCCAATATTAATGATTTCTTTATTTTCCAGGTTCGGGTCTGGTTCTTCATTAGGGCTGATGATCAAATCAACGTCTGGAAACGGACTCATTCCTTTATAGGCGGGAATTAGATTAATCTGTCTTACATCAAGTTGATGAATGGTAGAAATGGTCTCTAGTGACATCTCAAGAGTTGCGTTATATAAAATGGCATTTGTTCCTTTACGTAAATTCTTTATCTTTTTCAGCCCGGTCTCACTTAACGTTCTTTTGGCGATAATAACAGCAGCATTTACATTTTTTATATAACGACGGACTTTTTCAAACACCTTATAATTAGGAATTAATAGTAAGTCCCCCTCAATTCCCTCATAAATTGTTTCATCCTCAAAACAATAAAGGCTGGTTGTTATGTCTTTGCCAAACATGTTGGTCACTTCTTCATGAAAGGAAAGCATTGTATTTTTATAAAGAGAAACAATCGTTAAATTTTTATTCATGCTCATATTTTGCTCCCCCTCTTTTAATTAGTTCGAATTTTATAAAAAAAATGAATAGAAAGCAATAAAAATTCAACAAAAAAACCAAATTTAATTGGTTAATGTGAGTTTTATTTAACCAATTAAACCAATTAATTTTTTGATTTGCATTCAGAGATGTATCTTTTTATTTTTTATTTTTAACTATAACGCAAGGGTTCTCTGTTTATTTTATATAAATAAATTACATTTGGCATGGATATTGCAATAATACTATCGCAGATAACAATAAGGAGCTGAAACCATGAGCACACTACTTGCCAAAGCTATGAATCTACAAGATGAATTATCTAAATGGAGACGCCATCTACATCAATACCCGGAACTGGGATTTGAAGAATTTAATACGAGTGACTTTATTAAAGAAAGGCTGAAAGAGTTTGGAATTACAGAAATTACAAAAATGGTTGGAACTGGCTTGATGGTTTTTCTAAGAGGAAAAAGACCTGGACCGACCGTTATGTTAAGAGCAGATATAGACGCATTGCCTATTCAAGATGAAAAAACAGTAGAGTATGCCTCAAAGATTAATAATGTAGCCCATTTATGCGGCCATGACGCTCATACTGCTATGATGCTTGGGGCTGTGAAAATATTAAAAGATATGGAAATAGAAACAGGAAATATCCAGGTAATCTTTCAACCGGCTGAAGAAGGATTAAGCGGCGCCAAAAAAATGATTGAAGAGGATGTGCTTAATATCCATGGTGTAGACGCTGCTGCTGCTTTACATGTTCAACCAACTTTGCCTACTGGTGAAATATCTGTATGCCCTAATTCTAGTACAGCTAATTCTGATCGATTTGTTATAAAAGTGATAGGCAAAGGCGGCCATGCCGCTCATCCCCATGTAACTGTCGACTCTGTGGCCGTAGCGGCTGAGCTGATTTCTTCGATCCAGCATATTGTCAGTAGAAAAATTAATCCACTGGAAAACGCCGTTATATCAATAGGGAAAATCAGCGGTGGATCCGCTAGAAACGTCATAGCCCCTTCCGTTTCCTTGGTGGGTACTGTCCGAACATTTAAAAAAGAGGTGCAAGTGAATGTAAAAGAAGAAATGGAACGAATTATTTCAGGGATATGCCAAGCATTTGGAGCAGACTACCAATTTGATTATGAAAGAGGGTATCCTTCTGTAGATAATGATGAAGCAATGATTACTATTTTTAAATCGACCGCTGCAAATATTTTAGGAGAAGATAAATTATCCGTCGTTCCTCCGTCAATGGGTGGGGAAGACTTTTCATATTATACTAAAAAAGTTCCTAGTTTGTTTTTTAGGTTGGGAGTCCGTCCTAAAAACAAAGAAACGATGTATTCTCACCATCACCCGTTATTTGATATTGATGAGACGGCTATGCCTTATGGGACAGCGCTTTTATCTCAATTCGCACTTGATTTTCTACATCATAAAAAGGTATTAAAAGAAACTGTTTCATCTAAATAATAAAGCTTCTGTAATTTTTGTAATTTTTATTATAAAATGAAAACTACATTTCTATAAGGAGGGGTCTTGATTGAGCAATTACATTAGGCGAAGAATAATTCAGCTGCTCCCTGTTATGTTTATCATTGTATTTATTGTTTATTGCCTGGTTTATCTTGCTGGTGATCCCGTTCTGCTCATGCTGCCTGAGAATGCTACTGAAGAAGACATTGCCCGCATGAGAGCTGCATTAAACCTGGATCAGCCGTTCTATATTCAATTTTTCACTTACATATCGAATGTCATTCAGGGGGATTTTGGCGACTCATTTCGATATAATCAACCAGCCTTGGGTTTAGTCTTAGAACGTCTGCCCGCTACGATTGAGTTAGCTGTTGCATCTATGATTGTAGCTATTGGTATTGCTATTCCACTCGGGGTATGGTCAGCTCTTAAACGAAACTCTATCACAGATGTGTTCATAACTGGCGGCACTGTATTAGGCCAGGCGATGCCAAACTTCTGGCTGGGTATCATGCTTATTTTGATTTTTGCAGTTAACTTGCAAATTTTGCCCGTCTCAGGAACAGGTAGTTACGCGCATTTAGTATTGCCTGCCATCACTTTAGGAACAGGGATAGCAGCTCAAATTGCACGTTTAACACGTTCGAGCATGTTAGAAACGCTAAATCAGGACTATATACGTACTGCTAAAAGCAATGGAATTAATCGGTTTTCAATTGTTTATTTTCACGCTTTTCGGAATTCTCTGATTCCTGTGGTTACCATTACAGCAATGCAGACAAACGCTTTGATTGGCGGTGCTTTAGTAACAGAAATGATTTTTGCCTGGCCAGGTCTTGGGCAATTATTAATTCAAGCTATTCATGCCAGAGATATGGCTATTGTGCAAGCATCCGTCTTCATCATTGCCATTATCGTTATATTGATGAATTTTATTGCTGACATTTTATATAAAGTCCTCGACCCAAGAATTGATTATAAGTAAGGAGGTAAGGTGATATGGGTTTACCTATCAAGAATAAGCAACCAGAAACTATTGCCAGCCCATCCAAACGTAAGAGCCAGTCTTCATTTAGAAGGTGGATTAAGCTGTTGATGCAAAGCAAAACAGGGACAGTTGGGCTGTTTATTGTTCTTAGTGTTTTTTTAGTAGCTGTGTTTGCTCCGTGGATTGCACCCCATAACCCATCAGAAAATAACCTGGCTTCTATGCTGCAGCCTCCTTTTTGGATGGAAGGTGGATCAACGGATCATATTTTAGGCACAGACAACCTAGGAAGAGACATTTTTAGCAGGATTGTCTATGGTGCACAAGTGTCTTTGCTTGTTGGCATAACTGCAGTGTTAATTGCCGGCGCAATCGGTCTGGTGGCTGGTATTGTGGCAGGATATTATGGAGGTTTTATAGATAATGTCATTATGCGGTTTGTAGATGCTTTTTTAGCAATACCAAGCATCCTCATGACACTAGTCATTCTCGGAATTGTTGGTCCTGGCATGCTTACTTTGATCCTTGTACTAGGTATAACAAATTGGGTCAATTACGCCCGTATTGTAAGAGGGGAAGTTCTATCTGTTAAGGAAAGGGATTTTGTAAAAGCGGCAAACATGATGGGGGTCAATGACAAAACGATTATGTATCGTCATTTAGCGCCTAATATATTTTCTTCTTTTATTGTTATTTCTACTTTAAGTGTTGCTACGACGATTATTTCTGAAGCTGCCCTTAGTTTTTTAGGAATGGGAATACAACCTCCGCAAATCTCCTGGGGAAGTATGCTTAGTACCGGTCGGGATTATTTAGCTGATAGCTGGTGGGTGGCAACATTTCCTGGAATTGCGATTACGATAACCACCTTGGGAATTATTTTTCTTGGAGATTGGCTTCGTGATGTACTGGATCCAAAAACGAATATAGGACGGAAAGGTGGATAATCCAATGGCAAATGATCAAACACTGTTAGAAGTAGAACACCTGCAGACGCACTTTTTTACAGAAAACGGAGTCATCCCTTCTATTAATGATATTTCTTTTTCGTTAAATAAAGGGGAAATCGTTGCCTTAGTTGGCGAATCCGGTTCTGGCAAAAGCGTAACCTCCATGTCTATTATGGGTCTTATTGAGGATCCCGGAAAAATCGTCAATGGCAATATTATATTTGATAACCAGGACTTAACTTCACTAACGCATAAAAAATATCAGAAGATTAGAAGAAATGATATGTCGATGGTTTTTCAAGAACCATTGACAGCTTTAAATCCTGTTTTCTCCATAGGATTTCAATTAATTGAAACGATAAAAGTTCAACAAAAGACAAATAAGAAGAAAGCAAAGGAAATTGCATTTGAATGGCTCGAAAAAGTTCGAATTCCCAATCCGGATAAAGTTTTCGCTTCGTATCCGCATGAATTAAGCGGAGGCATGCGTCAACGAGTGATGATCGCTATGGCTCTTTCCTCCCGCCCTCGATTATTAATTGCAGACGAACCAACGACAGCGCTCGACGTTACTATTCAAAAACAAATACTACGTTTGATGAAAAATCTAACAAAAGAATTAGATACAGCTATTCTATTTATAACACATGACCTTGGTATCGTTGCTGAAATGGTTGATCGTGTCATGGTTATGTACGGGGGTGAAATTGTAGAGAAAAGTGATGTTAAACAGCTGTTTCATGCGCCGAAACATCCATATACGGAAGGGCTATTAAAAAGTACTCCAAAGATCAACCAATGGGGTGAAAAATTACACGCCATCAGCGGCACCGTTCCTACACCATCTAATCTGCCAAAAGGATGTAAATTTCACCCCAGGTGCCCTAAAGCATTTGATCGATGTGAAACGGAACATCCTCCATTAATTGATCACAAGGATGGAAGTCAAGTTCGTTGTTTATTATATGAAAGATAGAAAGGTTGGTGGTCCAATGGCTTCTGAAAATTCTCCTCTATTAGAAATCAGTGAAATTAAAAAATATTTTGATGTATCTAAAGGGATCTTCAAGAAAAAAAAGCAGTATTTAAAAGCAGTAGATCGGGTGAATTTAACTCTTAATAAAGGAGAAACCGTTGGCATTGTAGGGGAATCAGGATGCGGTAAATCTACTCTTGCAAATATTGTCATGGGGGCGCTGCCTCCTGATGAAGGGAAAATTATTTTTGATAACACCGATATTTATTCTCTTTCTAAAAAAGAATTAAAAGAGAAGCGAAGAGGTTTTCAAATGGTCTTTCAGGATCCTTCTTCTTCCTTAAATCCAAGGATGACTGTTTTTGATATCATCGCAGAGCCGCTAAAGTCTTTCAATATAGTGAAAGGGAAGCAATTAATAGAGGAAGTAGAAAAGCTTTTATCGATCGTGGGTCTCGACATTAGTTATAAAGAGCGTTATGCGCATGAGTTCAGCGGCGGGCAGCGTCAACGTATTGTTATTGCAAGAGCATTGGCTTTAAAACCTAAATTGATAGTTTGTGATGAACCTGTCTCTGCTTTAGATGTTTCAATCCAAGCTCAGATATTAAATCTGCTTCGTGAATTGCAAGATAAATATCATTTGGCGTACTTGTTTATCGGCCATGGCCTTCCGTCTGTTCATTATATTAGTGATCGTATTGCTGTTATGTACTTGGGAGAGATAGTAGAAACCGGCAAAAAAGATATTATTTTTGAAAGACCAGCTCACCCATACACGAGAGCTCTTCTGTCGTCTGTGCCAGTTCCAGATCCAGACTATCAAACGGAAAATAAACTAGAAGAGGCTGAGATACTAGGGGATTTACCCAATCCTATCGATCCGCCTTCAGGATGTAAATTCCATACGCGCTGCCCTGTTGCTCAAGATATTTGTAAACAAAAGCCGCCAGTTTTGTTATCTATTGGAGATAACCAACAAACAGCCTGCCATTTCCCAATAACGAAAAGCATGGAAGAAACAAACGTGTATAAAGCATCCATTAATTAGAAAGGAGCAAAACATGAAAAGAACACAAACACTGAATTCTTCTATGGCAGCGGAATTAGAAAAAACATTTGCAAACAACAATTATCATGGAACAACGGAAGCAGGACTACCTTTTCATACAGAAACAGGAAGTATACCCATTTTGGTTTCAGCTCCCCATGCTACGAAACATAAAAGAAATGACTCTATTAAAGAACAGGATAATTACACAGGAGCAATTGCTTTGCTTTTGCATCAATTTACAGATTGTCATCTTATTTACGCTACTAAATTAGGTAAGGAAGATCCAAATTATACGAAAGGTGGTGGTTTATATAAAAAGAAAGTCGTTGATATGATTAATAGTTTTAATATTAAATATTTAATCGATCTGCATGGGGCGTCTGAAAAAAGGCCATTTAGTATCGACATGGGGACTTGCTATGGCAAAACAATGAAAGATGACACACTTTGTATCATTAAAAATGCCTTGGTTTCTTCATCTATGCAAGGTGTCAAACAGAATCATCATTTTCCAGCTGCTAATCCAAATACAGTTACCCATTACGCAAATGCTCGAACAGGAGTTGAATCCGTTCAACTTGAAATCAATAAAGTTTATCGTGATCCAATACGTAAGGAAGATTTATTTTTAAGATGTGTCAATGGTTTGAGACAAATGATTGTAAATCTATCAACATAAGAGAAGGAAATGCTTTTTATGAAAAAGGTAATGGGTGTGTTTATTGCTTGTTTTCTTATGATGGCAGCTATGACGTTTACTATCGCTTGGATTGCCGAAGAAGCAAAAACCCATTACAGCGAAGAAATCTCACCAGTAAATAATTAAAAAAGGGGTCTGATTGTATGAAACAAAAAATATTTTTCATGTTCATTTTCTTATTATTCACCATTATGATAAGCGGTTGTGTGACTGCCAATCAAAGCTCTGGGGATGAGTCTGAACAAGAATTTTCACCCGAAGAACAAGAAAATCAACCATCCAATTCAGCCCAATCGGATGATGATACCCTAACCATTGCTGTAGGAGTTGATATGGATACATTTGATATTCATGATCACAACAATACACTAACAGAAGCTATGCACATAAATATGTTCAATTATTTATTTATGAGAAACGATGAAACCGGCGAGATCGAACCGGATTTAGTGGATAAATATGAGAATAAAGATGATTTAACTTGGAATATGACATTAAAAGAAGGCGTTACATTTCATAATGGCGATGAACTTACTGCTGAAGATGTGAAATATACATTAGAACGCGTTATAAAAGATGAGAGTTTAACGGAGCACGCCCAATATAACCAAATAGATGAAATCAATATTATTGATGATCATGAATTTGAAATTGTGACGCACGAACCGGAACCAGTATTGTTAAACCGTCTTTCCCGAATTGGTTCTAGCATCCTTCCAAAGGATTATATTGAGGAAAACGGCTGGGACCATTTTCTTGAAGAACCAATTGGAACAGGACCATTTCAGTTTGAAGAGTGGAACCGTGACAGCCAAGTTGTCTTCTCTCGTTATGATGAATATTTTGAAGGTGCTGTAGAGGATTGGGAACAATTAGTTTTCCAAGTTATTCCTGAAACATCTACAGCTGTTGGTGAATTGCTGACAGGCGGTGTCGATATTGTTTTTGATGTACCTGACAACGAATGGGAACGTATCAATGGAAATGAAGGTACTTCTGTTGTTACTGGTCCTTCTCAACGAGTAGGTTTGCTTGGAATCCGTCATACAGAAGATTATCCAACTTCAGATCCGCTCGTTCGGGAGGCTATTGAGCTGGCTATTGACAACGAAGCTTTAGTGGAACATGTATTAGGCGGGGCCGGTGTGCCTACAAGAACAAGGGTAACTCCAGGTAACTTTGGAGCTAATAAAGAATTGTTTAACACCTCTTTATACGATCCAGAGAAAGCAAAAGAACTTCTTGAAGAAGCAGGATATGAAGATGGTTTAGAGCTAACACTTCATGCTCCTATCGGCCGGTATACAAAAGGAGAAGACATGAGCGAAACAGTAGCTGCAATGCTTGGAGAAGTAGGGATTACCGTTAACGTTGATTTCATGGAATTCAATGATTTCTTAGCAACACGCAGAGCCGGGGAAAATGAAGATATGTTTTTTGCCGCCTTTGGAAATTCCTTATTTGACGGCGACGTTGCCTTAGACGTATACAGATCCGAGCGATCTGAAGGAGAATTAGATTATGAAAATGAGGACGTCGATCGTTTGTTAGAAGAAGCGTCTTCTGAAATGGATCCAGATGTTCGTGAAGAAAAATTCAAAGAAATTCAAGAAATTGTAGCAGAAGAACGACCACATGTATTCCTTTACTTGCAAGATAACGCCTTCGGGGTAACAGATGGAATTGACTTCAGACCGAGACAAGACGAAATGTTTTATGCTCCTGATATAACCAAACAATAAACAAAAAGTTGGAGGCTGTTGGACAGCAGTCTCCCTCTTTCTTATTAAAACTGGAAAGGAGAAAAACGATGAAAAACGACTACGCTGTTAGCAGTGCTCACCCATTGGCTACAGAAGCGGGAATAGACATTTTAAAAAGTGGTGGAAATGCTATAGATGCTGCAATTAGTGTAGCTTATACTCTTGGAGTAGTAGAACCGTACGCCTCAGGGCTTGGCGGAGGCGGCGTAATGATGATCTTAAAAAAGAATTGGGAAGAACCTGTAGTTTACGACTATCGTGACAAAGCTCCCCTATATAAAGAGAAAATCACCTCTGAAGCTGCTGTTCCCGGTTTGGTTAAAGGAATGGAAATACTACGGAAAAATTATGCTTCTTTGTCTATTGAAAGAATTATGAAATCAGCTATGGAGTTAGCTGAAAATGGCTTTCCTATTCTTGATATTTTTCAGAACAACCTAAGAAAAGCAGAACACCTAAACAAAAAAGAACTTACACACTTTTATATGGATGGGAAGCCAATAAATAAAGGTAATATTCTTTTCCAAAAAAAGTTAGCATCTACTCTTCGTATTATTTGCACAGAAGGAGAAGAATCGTTTTACATTGGAAGATTAGGAACGGAACTAACCCAAGCTGCTCCACAACTAACAGAAGAAGATTTGCAAAATTACAGCGTTAAAGTTAGTAAACCAGTTAAAGGTTATTTTCATGAGCAATCTATTTTTTCGCCTCCTCCGCCATTATCTGGTCCCGTTTTATTGCAAATTTTAAAAATGGCAGACTATTTTAACCTAGATGAATTAAACAAAACAGACTACATGGATTATCTAGCCAGAATTGTCGCTGTCGTTTCAGAAAATTATAAAGCATGTTCAGGGGATCCTGACTTTGTATCCATTCCTTCTCATTGCTGGCTGGATGAAGAAAATATGTCTTCCCTTTATGAGAGAATAAACAATCAATTACAGACAACTCCTTTTTCTTTACAAGGAGATATTAATGATTTTAATAGCACTACTCATTTTTCTGTTATGGACAGCGAAGGAACCGTTATT
This DNA window, taken from Alteribacillus bidgolensis, encodes the following:
- a CDS encoding ABC transporter substrate-binding protein, producing MKQKIFFMFIFLLFTIMISGCVTANQSSGDESEQEFSPEEQENQPSNSAQSDDDTLTIAVGVDMDTFDIHDHNNTLTEAMHINMFNYLFMRNDETGEIEPDLVDKYENKDDLTWNMTLKEGVTFHNGDELTAEDVKYTLERVIKDESLTEHAQYNQIDEINIIDDHEFEIVTHEPEPVLLNRLSRIGSSILPKDYIEENGWDHFLEEPIGTGPFQFEEWNRDSQVVFSRYDEYFEGAVEDWEQLVFQVIPETSTAVGELLTGGVDIVFDVPDNEWERINGNEGTSVVTGPSQRVGLLGIRHTEDYPTSDPLVREAIELAIDNEALVEHVLGGAGVPTRTRVTPGNFGANKELFNTSLYDPEKAKELLEEAGYEDGLELTLHAPIGRYTKGEDMSETVAAMLGEVGITVNVDFMEFNDFLATRRAGENEDMFFAAFGNSLFDGDVALDVYRSERSEGELDYENEDVDRLLEEASSEMDPDVREEKFKEIQEIVAEERPHVFLYLQDNAFGVTDGIDFRPRQDEMFYAPDITKQ
- a CDS encoding ABC transporter ATP-binding protein; protein product: MANDQTLLEVEHLQTHFFTENGVIPSINDISFSLNKGEIVALVGESGSGKSVTSMSIMGLIEDPGKIVNGNIIFDNQDLTSLTHKKYQKIRRNDMSMVFQEPLTALNPVFSIGFQLIETIKVQQKTNKKKAKEIAFEWLEKVRIPNPDKVFASYPHELSGGMRQRVMIAMALSSRPRLLIADEPTTALDVTIQKQILRLMKNLTKELDTAILFITHDLGIVAEMVDRVMVMYGGEIVEKSDVKQLFHAPKHPYTEGLLKSTPKINQWGEKLHAISGTVPTPSNLPKGCKFHPRCPKAFDRCETEHPPLIDHKDGSQVRCLLYER
- a CDS encoding ABC transporter permease, whose protein sequence is MSNYIRRRIIQLLPVMFIIVFIVYCLVYLAGDPVLLMLPENATEEDIARMRAALNLDQPFYIQFFTYISNVIQGDFGDSFRYNQPALGLVLERLPATIELAVASMIVAIGIAIPLGVWSALKRNSITDVFITGGTVLGQAMPNFWLGIMLILIFAVNLQILPVSGTGSYAHLVLPAITLGTGIAAQIARLTRSSMLETLNQDYIRTAKSNGINRFSIVYFHAFRNSLIPVVTITAMQTNALIGGALVTEMIFAWPGLGQLLIQAIHARDMAIVQASVFIIAIIVILMNFIADILYKVLDPRIDYK
- a CDS encoding M20 metallopeptidase family protein; the encoded protein is MSTLLAKAMNLQDELSKWRRHLHQYPELGFEEFNTSDFIKERLKEFGITEITKMVGTGLMVFLRGKRPGPTVMLRADIDALPIQDEKTVEYASKINNVAHLCGHDAHTAMMLGAVKILKDMEIETGNIQVIFQPAEEGLSGAKKMIEEDVLNIHGVDAAAALHVQPTLPTGEISVCPNSSTANSDRFVIKVIGKGGHAAHPHVTVDSVAVAAELISSIQHIVSRKINPLENAVISIGKISGGSARNVIAPSVSLVGTVRTFKKEVQVNVKEEMERIISGICQAFGADYQFDYERGYPSVDNDEAMITIFKSTAANILGEDKLSVVPPSMGGEDFSYYTKKVPSLFFRLGVRPKNKETMYSHHHPLFDIDETAMPYGTALLSQFALDFLHHKKVLKETVSSK
- a CDS encoding ABC transporter ATP-binding protein, whose protein sequence is MASENSPLLEISEIKKYFDVSKGIFKKKKQYLKAVDRVNLTLNKGETVGIVGESGCGKSTLANIVMGALPPDEGKIIFDNTDIYSLSKKELKEKRRGFQMVFQDPSSSLNPRMTVFDIIAEPLKSFNIVKGKQLIEEVEKLLSIVGLDISYKERYAHEFSGGQRQRIVIARALALKPKLIVCDEPVSALDVSIQAQILNLLRELQDKYHLAYLFIGHGLPSVHYISDRIAVMYLGEIVETGKKDIIFERPAHPYTRALLSSVPVPDPDYQTENKLEEAEILGDLPNPIDPPSGCKFHTRCPVAQDICKQKPPVLLSIGDNQQTACHFPITKSMEETNVYKASIN
- a CDS encoding sigma-54 interaction domain-containing protein, which translates into the protein MSMNKNLTIVSLYKNTMLSFHEEVTNMFGKDITTSLYCFEDETIYEGIEGDLLLIPNYKVFEKVRRYIKNVNAAVIIAKRTLSETGLKKIKNLRKGTNAILYNATLEMSLETISTIHQLDVRQINLIPAYKGMSPFPDVDLIISPNEEPDPNLENKEIINIGNRILDMTTYMDIIAKLDIDHHKFEGKIKRHFSNIIPISYGLERILDKKDYLENQLDLFLQIVQNGIIAVNSSGIVTTYNDAAEQLINRKAEEVIGHHFQDVLPNIQFGTILTEEQDTVEEIMQIGQTSTVLTMNAIKVDEETTGAIATLVPFQETEKRQHRLRTKVAGKGFAAKYHFFNILGNSPSIIKTKDIAQRMSHSDASLLIKGESGTGKELFAQAIHNHSPRRQYSFVAFNCAALPEQLLESELFGYVEGAFTGAKKGGKPGLFEQAHLGTIFLDEIGEMPMALQSRLLRVLQEKEVMRVGGDSIIPIDIRVIAATNRNLKNEVLRGTFRKDLYFRLNVLPLDIPPLRERKEDILPLFSFFTQGHDFTLSEEASNFLINHKWEGNIRELENCANYIMNFGKNFIECKDLPIYKEWIDSVEEPAAPVENNMEPKQFGEKIYFILEVLYQAYLRKERMGRKKIAEKAFTNHLFISEQELRNHLKKMEEDHLVEVGKGRAGTTITKKGIQAIKE
- a CDS encoding FadR/GntR family transcriptional regulator, whose product is MTNKEMMMDMKSLSRKSLSKQVIDEIINLLVTEKLKPGDKIPTELELMEICNVSRPVIREALTSLEVLGIVNRGTRNGTFFSDKIGSQPFAMMLALSAGDVRSIIEIRIALELGLVTLAAEKITEQELEKLWGTIEEMKSLPTDDSSKVDKQFHKIIAHSAQNPLFEGIIDPLQNFHDKVLDEIPLEDRELEKTVKYHIDIYHALKKRDPIEAYTSMYRHLDFVRNKALKNIE
- a CDS encoding ABC transporter permease; this encodes MGLPIKNKQPETIASPSKRKSQSSFRRWIKLLMQSKTGTVGLFIVLSVFLVAVFAPWIAPHNPSENNLASMLQPPFWMEGGSTDHILGTDNLGRDIFSRIVYGAQVSLLVGITAVLIAGAIGLVAGIVAGYYGGFIDNVIMRFVDAFLAIPSILMTLVILGIVGPGMLTLILVLGITNWVNYARIVRGEVLSVKERDFVKAANMMGVNDKTIMYRHLAPNIFSSFIVISTLSVATTIISEAALSFLGMGIQPPQISWGSMLSTGRDYLADSWWVATFPGIAITITTLGIIFLGDWLRDVLDPKTNIGRKGG